From Salvia splendens isolate huo1 chromosome 16, SspV2, whole genome shotgun sequence, a single genomic window includes:
- the LOC121772425 gene encoding protein STAY-GREEN homolog, chloroplastic-like gives MGTMAAALLLPSKTPLTDERNALFLHRARRRDRKNKSIIPVARLFGPAIFEASKLKVLFLGVEKKHPGKHPRTYTLTHSDITSKLTLAISQTINNSQLQGWYNKLQRDEVVAEWKKIKGKMSLHVHCHISGGHFLLDLFSRLRYYIFAKELPVVLKAFVHGDEDLFKNYPKLQESLVWVYFHSNIPEFNKVECWGPLRDASAPSHGGDALFQGNDYGSGFDNLQPCQEDCSCCFPPMSLIPWPQHAQAIDDLAAPCESLDASQTYPSGGSS, from the exons aTGGGAACTATGGCAGCTGCTTTGCTCCTCCCATCGAAAACGCCATTAACAGATGAAAGAAACGCTCTGTTTCTGCACAGAGCAAGAAGGAGAGACAGAAAGAATAAATCCATCATCCCT GTTGCAAGATTATTTGGGCCGGCAATATTTGAGGCATCAAAGCTCAAAGTCCTGTTTTTAGGGGTAGAGAAAAAGCATCCAGGAAAGCATCCAAGAACTTACACACTTACACACAGTGACATCACTTCCAAGCTCACTCTTGCCATCTCTCAAACCATTAACAATTCCCAG TTGCAAGGATGGTACAACAAGTTACAAAGAGATGAAGTGGTGGCAGAGTGGAAGAAAATCAAAGGGAAGATGTCTCTCCACGTCCATTGTCACATTAGTGGTGGTCACTTCCTCTTAGACCTTTTCTCCAGGCTCAGATACTACATTTTTGCCAAAGAACTTCCTGtg GTGTTGAAGGCTTTTGTGCATGGAGATGAGGACTTGTTCAAAAACTACCCGAAGCTACAAGAGTCTTTGGTTTGGGTGTATTTCCACTCCAACATTCCGGAATTCAACAAGGTCGAGTGCTGGGGCCCACTCAGGGATGCATCCGCCCCCTCCCACGGCGGGGATGCTCTATTTCAGGGCAATGATTATGGGTCGGGTTTCGATAATCTACAGCCTTGCCAAGAGGACTGCTCTTGTTGTTTTCCACCAATGAGCTTGATTCCGTGGCCCCAGCATGCCCAAGCCATCGACGATCTTGCTGCCCCTTGTGAATCTCTCGATGCCTCGCAAACTTATCCATCCGGTGGTTCTTCTTGA